In Nocardioides palaemonis, a single genomic region encodes these proteins:
- the flhA gene encoding flagellar biosynthesis protein FlhA, giving the protein MVPKRLLQLGVPAGIVLIVVMLVVPLPAMVLDLLIALNITSALLVLLVAMFVHKPLEFAAFPAVVLVLTLFRLALNVSATRLVLLDGYAGKVIDTFGHFVVGGSLIVGLIVFAILLIIQFVVITKGAERVAEVGARFTLDAMPGKQMAIDADLNSGLIDEDEARRRRHEVHAEADFYGAMDGASKFVKGDAIAAIVITMVNLLGGFAVGMAQRGLSFGDAITTYSLLSVGDGLVSQIPALLLSTATGLIVTRNTGDSDMGSDILKQLTSNKLPLQIAGFGALAICLIPGLPKLPFITAGGIMLLASSRVPTVAPRDEAEEAAEQALAAPADTPELLAAEIQVDPLGLELSPDVIDLVDAASGGDLLDRVKALRRKIAGELGIIVPPVRTRDNIDLPASTYAIKLFGIEVARGEAPRGTVLAIGDHVGSMPGRATREPVFGLEASWIPAELRVQAELNGATVVDRASVITTHLAEVVGQHAARLLGREDVKMLTDLVRRSHPVVVDELTPAQLSLGEVQRVLQGLLVEGVAVRDLVRIFEALSLKAQVTKDPDALVEAARTSLGPAIVAPHLLEGTVHVISFDPMLEQRMLEAVRPGDQGAVVALDPLVGQSVLGELSDLRTAAEERGLRPVVVCAPQLRAAVRRMVAPVLTTTAVLSYTELSGATSVRSVGTVSGDRLAVTA; this is encoded by the coding sequence GTGGTTCCGAAGCGGCTCCTCCAGCTCGGCGTACCGGCCGGCATCGTGCTGATCGTCGTGATGCTCGTCGTGCCGCTGCCGGCGATGGTGCTCGACCTGCTGATCGCGCTCAACATCACCAGCGCGCTGCTCGTGCTGCTCGTCGCGATGTTCGTGCACAAGCCGCTGGAGTTCGCGGCGTTCCCGGCGGTCGTGCTGGTGCTCACCCTCTTCCGGCTCGCGCTCAACGTGAGCGCGACCCGCCTGGTGCTGCTCGACGGCTACGCCGGCAAGGTGATCGACACCTTCGGCCACTTCGTGGTCGGCGGCTCGCTGATCGTCGGCCTGATCGTCTTCGCGATCCTGCTCATCATCCAGTTCGTGGTCATCACCAAGGGTGCCGAGCGGGTCGCCGAGGTCGGGGCGCGCTTCACCCTCGACGCGATGCCCGGCAAGCAGATGGCGATCGACGCCGACCTCAACTCCGGCCTCATCGACGAGGACGAGGCACGCCGCCGCCGCCACGAGGTCCACGCGGAGGCCGACTTCTACGGCGCGATGGACGGTGCGTCCAAGTTCGTCAAGGGCGACGCGATCGCGGCGATCGTGATCACGATGGTCAACCTGCTCGGTGGGTTCGCGGTGGGGATGGCGCAGAGGGGCCTGTCGTTCGGCGACGCCATCACGACCTACAGCCTGCTGTCGGTCGGTGACGGCCTGGTCTCCCAGATCCCGGCGCTGCTGCTGTCCACGGCCACGGGCCTCATCGTCACCCGCAACACCGGGGACTCGGACATGGGCTCCGACATCCTCAAGCAGCTCACCAGCAACAAGCTGCCGCTGCAGATCGCGGGCTTCGGCGCCCTCGCCATCTGCCTCATCCCCGGCCTGCCCAAGCTGCCGTTCATCACCGCCGGCGGCATCATGCTCCTGGCCTCCTCCCGGGTCCCGACGGTGGCCCCGCGCGACGAGGCGGAGGAGGCAGCCGAGCAGGCGCTCGCCGCCCCGGCCGACACCCCGGAGCTGCTCGCCGCGGAGATCCAGGTCGACCCGCTGGGCCTCGAGCTGTCGCCGGACGTGATCGACCTCGTGGACGCCGCCAGCGGCGGAGACCTGCTCGACCGGGTCAAGGCGCTGCGCCGCAAGATCGCCGGCGAGCTCGGCATCATCGTCCCGCCGGTGCGCACCCGCGACAACATCGACCTGCCCGCCAGCACCTACGCCATCAAGCTCTTCGGCATCGAGGTCGCCCGCGGCGAGGCGCCGCGCGGCACGGTCCTCGCCATCGGCGACCACGTGGGGTCGATGCCCGGCCGCGCGACCCGCGAGCCGGTCTTCGGGCTCGAGGCGTCGTGGATCCCTGCTGAGCTCCGCGTCCAGGCCGAGCTCAACGGCGCCACCGTCGTCGACCGCGCGTCCGTCATCACCACCCACCTCGCCGAGGTCGTCGGCCAGCACGCCGCCCGGCTGCTCGGCCGCGAGGACGTCAAGATGCTCACCGACCTGGTCCGCCGCAGCCACCCGGTGGTGGTCGACGAGCTGACCCCGGCCCAGCTCAGCCTCGGTGAGGTGCAGCGCGTGCTGCAGGGCCTGCTCGTCGAGGGGGTCGCCGTCCGCGACCTCGTCCGCATCTTCGAGGCACTGTCGCTCAAGGCCCAGGTCACCAAGGACCCCGACGCGCTCGTCGAGGCGGCGCGCACGTCACTGGGTCCGGCCATCGTCGCACCACACCTGCTGGAGGGAACCGTGCACGTGATCAGCTTCGACCCGATGCTCGAGCAGCGGATGCTGGAGGCCGTGCGCCCCGGCGACCAGGGAGCCGTCGTCGCGCTCGACCCGCTCGTGGGCCAGAGCGTGCTCGGTGAGCTCTCCGACCTGCGCACCGCCGCCGAGGAGCGGGGTCTGCGACCCGTCGTGGTGTGCGCGCCCCAGCTGCGCGCGGCCGTGCGCCGGATGGTGGCCCCGGTCCTCACCACCACGGCCGTGCTGTCCTACACCGAGCTCTCCGGCGCCACCTCGGTGCGCTCGGTCGGCACGGTCTCCGGTGACCGCCTCGCGGTGACCGCATGA
- a CDS encoding EscU/YscU/HrcU family type III secretion system export apparatus switch protein, which produces MSDEKTEKPTARKRKESRKEGQVPRTQELGGWATLLLVGMVLPTLLGRELTAIAELMKQCFGQQGQVEVADAMVLLGRGARHVMVTLVTLGSAVMLVGVGAALAQGGFFLATKSVKPSLKKLNPVQGFKRAFGPQALWEGAKMLIKSAVVGFVAYGAIAALMPLIGGLVPIAAVLEVVRDEVLSLVRSVAVAGLVMAAFDYAMVRRRMGKQTRMSKHEVKQEHKQTEGDPLLKGAIRSRQLAAARNRMMADVPSADVVLVNPTHVAVALRYDAERGAPKVVARGAGVVAQKIREQAAEHGVPLVRDIPLARALHRSTVVGQEIPPELYAAVAQVLAFVISRRSTGATGGEHRSPRSEADLPTVPAAGRRRRVSTEPAAISSGALAAGR; this is translated from the coding sequence GTGTCCGACGAGAAGACCGAGAAGCCGACAGCCCGCAAGCGCAAGGAGTCGCGCAAGGAGGGCCAGGTCCCGCGCACCCAGGAGCTCGGCGGCTGGGCCACCCTGCTGCTGGTCGGCATGGTGCTGCCGACCCTGCTGGGGCGTGAGCTCACCGCGATCGCCGAGCTGATGAAGCAGTGCTTCGGCCAGCAGGGGCAGGTGGAGGTCGCCGACGCGATGGTCCTGCTCGGGCGCGGGGCGCGGCACGTCATGGTCACCCTGGTCACCCTCGGGTCGGCCGTCATGCTGGTCGGCGTCGGCGCCGCACTGGCCCAGGGCGGCTTCTTCCTCGCCACCAAGAGCGTCAAGCCGTCGCTGAAGAAGCTCAACCCGGTCCAGGGGTTCAAGCGGGCGTTCGGTCCGCAGGCGCTGTGGGAGGGCGCCAAGATGCTCATCAAGAGCGCCGTCGTCGGCTTCGTCGCCTACGGCGCGATCGCTGCGCTGATGCCGCTGATCGGCGGCCTCGTGCCGATCGCCGCGGTGCTCGAGGTGGTGCGCGACGAGGTGCTGTCGCTGGTGCGCAGCGTCGCGGTCGCCGGCCTGGTCATGGCCGCCTTCGACTACGCCATGGTGCGCCGCCGGATGGGCAAGCAGACCCGGATGAGCAAGCACGAGGTCAAGCAGGAGCACAAGCAGACCGAGGGCGACCCGCTGCTCAAGGGCGCCATCCGCTCCCGCCAGCTCGCCGCGGCGCGCAACCGGATGATGGCCGATGTGCCGAGCGCCGACGTGGTGCTGGTCAACCCCACCCACGTCGCCGTCGCGCTGCGCTACGACGCGGAGCGCGGGGCGCCGAAGGTCGTCGCGCGGGGCGCGGGCGTGGTGGCGCAGAAGATCCGCGAGCAGGCGGCCGAGCACGGCGTCCCGCTCGTGCGCGACATCCCGCTCGCGCGGGCGCTGCACCGCTCGACCGTCGTGGGCCAGGAGATCCCGCCGGAGCTCTACGCCGCCGTGGCGCAGGTGCTGGCCTTCGTGATCTCGCGCCGCTCCACGGGCGCCACGGGCGGCGAGCACCGCAGCCCGCGCAGCGAGGCCGACCTCCCCACCGTCCCGGCCGCGGGGCGTCGCCGGCGTGTGTCCACGGAGCCTGCCGCGATTTCCTCAGGTGCCCTCGCCGCCGGCCGATGA
- a CDS encoding flagellar biosynthetic protein FliR codes for MGLTLSVAGEPLLAYLLASVRIIAWLALVPPFAGRAIPTAAKVVLSLGLAFAVLPSVEGGSVPTGTGELLVTTVTQVVVGSALGLVTYVLLAAVATAGSIIDTFGGFQLAQGFDPLSMNMNTVFGKLHQMLAVMILFATGGHLIVLGGLLRSFTLLPLGEMPQVDGASHVLVTAVGMFFMTAVQIALPLVAVLFVADLGLALLTKVAPHLNAINVMFPAKIGLTLLLLGLSFPVLPEAVSHLVELANEAQAALLGGR; via the coding sequence GTGGGCCTCACGCTGAGCGTCGCCGGTGAGCCGCTGCTGGCCTACCTGCTGGCGTCCGTGCGGATCATCGCGTGGCTCGCGCTCGTGCCGCCGTTCGCGGGGCGCGCGATCCCGACGGCGGCGAAGGTGGTGCTGTCGCTGGGGCTCGCCTTCGCGGTGCTCCCCTCGGTCGAGGGCGGGTCGGTCCCGACCGGCACCGGCGAGCTGCTGGTCACCACCGTCACCCAGGTCGTCGTGGGCTCCGCGCTCGGCCTGGTGACGTACGTGCTGCTCGCCGCGGTCGCGACGGCGGGCTCGATCATCGACACGTTCGGCGGCTTCCAGCTCGCACAGGGCTTCGACCCGCTCTCGATGAACATGAACACCGTCTTCGGCAAGCTCCACCAGATGCTCGCGGTGATGATCCTCTTCGCGACCGGCGGCCACCTGATCGTCCTCGGTGGCCTGCTGCGCAGCTTCACCCTGCTGCCGCTGGGGGAGATGCCGCAGGTCGACGGCGCCTCCCACGTGCTGGTCACCGCCGTCGGGATGTTCTTCATGACCGCCGTGCAGATCGCGCTCCCGCTGGTCGCGGTGCTCTTCGTCGCCGACCTCGGCCTCGCGCTGCTCACCAAGGTCGCGCCGCACCTCAACGCGATCAACGTGATGTTCCCGGCCAAGATCGGGCTGACGCTGCTGCTGCTCGGCCTGTCGTTCCCCGTGCTGCCCGAGGCCGTGTCGCACCTCGTCGAGCTCGCCAACGAGGCGCAGGCCGCGCTGCTGGGTGGGAGGTGA
- the fliQ gene encoding flagellar biosynthesis protein FliQ, translating to MTDTTVINIALQTMVVALKLSAPILVTSLVIGFTISLFQSMTQIQEFTLAFVPKLVGVGVALLVSGGWMLQTLVDFTRDLFALIPTLLG from the coding sequence ATGACCGACACCACCGTCATCAACATCGCCCTCCAGACCATGGTGGTCGCGCTGAAGCTCTCCGCGCCGATCCTCGTGACGTCGCTGGTCATCGGCTTCACGATCTCGCTCTTCCAGTCGATGACGCAGATCCAGGAGTTCACCCTGGCGTTCGTCCCGAAGCTGGTCGGCGTCGGCGTCGCGCTCCTGGTCTCCGGCGGCTGGATGCTGCAGACCCTCGTCGACTTCACCCGGGACCTGTTCGCGCTCATCCCGACGCTGCTGGGCTGA
- the fliP gene encoding flagellar type III secretion system pore protein FliP (The bacterial flagellar biogenesis protein FliP forms a type III secretion system (T3SS)-type pore required for flagellar assembly.), with protein MTGGRRTVRVVAGFLAAIVAGLVVALGLLVAPAGATDVAQATPVAAGVTTGVPGGLPLAPDGPKGPTAPTGPDLPGGDSSVTIDLKGITDKPSTPVTVILALSLLSLLPAILLTCTSFTKVLVVLGLTRNALGLQGIPPNQVLAGLALFLSLFIMAPVLGQMNDTGIQPYLSGDKTATAAYTDGVQPLRDFMLDQTGDDELRLLTDVAGRDLPKNRDEVSMATLVPAFVLSELKQAFIIGFIIFIPFLVIDIVISGALMALGMMMMPPVMVSLPFKLLLFVLVDGWGLVITSVVSSYQ; from the coding sequence GTGACCGGGGGCCGGCGCACGGTGCGCGTGGTCGCCGGGTTCCTCGCGGCGATCGTCGCGGGCCTCGTCGTCGCCCTCGGTCTGCTCGTCGCCCCCGCGGGCGCGACGGACGTCGCCCAGGCCACCCCGGTCGCGGCCGGCGTCACGACCGGCGTGCCCGGCGGCCTGCCGCTCGCCCCGGACGGACCCAAGGGCCCCACCGCGCCCACCGGACCGGACCTCCCGGGCGGCGACAGCTCGGTGACCATCGACCTCAAGGGCATCACCGACAAGCCGAGCACCCCGGTCACGGTGATCCTGGCGCTGTCGCTGCTCTCGCTCCTGCCGGCGATCCTGCTGACCTGCACCAGCTTCACCAAGGTGCTGGTGGTGCTCGGCCTGACCCGCAACGCGCTCGGGCTCCAGGGCATCCCGCCCAACCAGGTGCTGGCCGGGCTCGCGCTGTTCCTGTCGCTCTTCATCATGGCGCCGGTCCTGGGCCAGATGAACGACACCGGCATCCAGCCCTACCTGTCCGGCGACAAGACCGCGACGGCCGCCTACACCGACGGCGTGCAGCCGCTGCGCGACTTCATGCTCGACCAGACCGGCGACGACGAGCTCCGCCTGCTCACCGACGTCGCCGGCCGCGACCTGCCGAAGAACCGCGACGAGGTCTCGATGGCGACGCTGGTGCCGGCGTTCGTGCTCAGCGAGCTCAAGCAGGCCTTCATCATCGGCTTCATCATCTTCATCCCCTTCCTCGTCATCGACATCGTGATCAGCGGTGCCCTGATGGCGCTCGGCATGATGATGATGCCGCCGGTGATGGTGTCGCTGCCGTTCAAGCTCCTGCTGTTCGTCCTCGTGGACGGCTGGGGGCTGGTCATCACGTCCGTCGTCTCGAGCTACCAGTAG
- a CDS encoding FliO/MopB family protein: MLELTVRLIASLAVVVGLMLLLARLVGKRYGARAGAPVQVLHRQPLSRSASVAVITVGSRVLVVGATDQQVSLLTELDPEELADDESDADLLTIPTLSATPDATPDATAPVTAPSLTALASTLADRPSGGSHRAAPAPRRTPAAGGALTGSVLSPQTWRQALAAVTGKAS; encoded by the coding sequence ATGCTCGAGCTGACGGTGCGACTCATCGCCTCCCTGGCGGTGGTCGTGGGACTCATGCTGCTGCTCGCCAGGCTGGTGGGCAAGCGGTACGGCGCGCGCGCCGGCGCCCCGGTGCAGGTGCTGCACCGGCAGCCGCTGTCGCGCAGCGCGTCGGTCGCGGTCATCACCGTCGGCTCCCGCGTCCTGGTGGTCGGCGCCACCGACCAGCAGGTCAGCCTGCTCACCGAGCTCGACCCCGAGGAGCTGGCGGACGACGAGTCCGACGCCGACCTGCTCACCATCCCGACGCTCTCCGCCACCCCGGACGCCACCCCGGACGCCACCGCCCCGGTCACCGCCCCGTCGCTCACCGCCCTCGCGTCCACGCTCGCCGACCGACCGTCGGGCGGGTCGCACCGCGCCGCCCCGGCCCCCCGGCGTACGCCGGCCGCCGGCGGTGCGCTGACTGGCTCCGTGCTCTCGCCGCAGACGTGGCGCCAGGCCCTCGCGGCCGTCACCGGGAAGGCGTCGTGA
- the fliN gene encoding flagellar motor switch protein FliN, which translates to MTALTDSPADLAGTALTAAAAAAEVLPAATPLVAGTPVPAGADATAGLTGAAIAELHLPGAPRIAVLVGPDLVEALASSPMGGLDLAAATQPALEAAAAALGARCGAAREVAVDLVLGDLGGATAVPLLGDGMPAGVLLLSDAAVSAVDAVRATGAPAGRPSAPAGSSSRGIEMLHGVDMEVTVELGRARLTVRELLALSPGEVLELDRAAGSPADLLVNGRLIARGEVVVVDEDFGLRITEIVDESAAG; encoded by the coding sequence ATGACCGCCCTCACCGACTCGCCCGCCGACCTCGCCGGCACCGCCCTCACCGCGGCCGCCGCCGCTGCCGAGGTGCTGCCCGCCGCGACCCCGCTGGTCGCCGGCACCCCCGTCCCGGCCGGCGCCGACGCGACCGCTGGGCTGACCGGCGCGGCGATCGCCGAGCTGCACCTGCCGGGTGCCCCCCGCATCGCTGTCCTCGTCGGACCCGACCTCGTCGAGGCCCTCGCCAGCAGCCCGATGGGCGGCCTGGACCTCGCCGCCGCGACCCAGCCCGCGCTCGAGGCGGCGGCCGCCGCCCTCGGCGCCCGCTGCGGCGCCGCCCGCGAGGTCGCGGTCGACCTGGTCCTCGGCGACCTCGGCGGTGCGACCGCCGTCCCGCTGCTCGGCGACGGCATGCCCGCCGGCGTGCTGCTGCTGTCGGACGCGGCGGTCTCCGCCGTCGACGCGGTACGCGCCACCGGGGCACCCGCCGGCCGCCCCTCCGCGCCGGCCGGGTCGTCGTCCCGCGGCATCGAGATGCTGCACGGGGTCGACATGGAGGTCACCGTCGAGCTCGGGCGCGCCCGCCTGACCGTGCGCGAGCTGCTCGCCCTCTCCCCGGGTGAGGTGCTCGAGCTGGACCGCGCGGCAGGGAGCCCGGCCGACCTGCTGGTCAACGGCCGGCTCATCGCCCGCGGCGAGGTCGTCGTCGTGGACGAGGACTTCGGCCTGCGGATCACCGAGATCGTCGACGAGAGCGCAGCAGGCTGA
- a CDS encoding flagellar motor switch protein FliM, which yields MTSPQPPRGPAHSGARGRRRTRSAAEPTAYDFRRPIQLSREHTRLLEESLDGFARQMGTVFTSALRAVCTAQLLGVAQTTYGEHVDTLDSMTYAVKLRVEPLSGFTLLDLPLPVVMSALDMMLGGPGTEKQPERPLTDIEGAVVRGILTRLLTELGQSIIGIVETEPALVGIEYNPQLVQAAAPGDVVGVATFELVIKDRPHRVTLCLPFTALHPYLVRASAPAPVSEHERVQRSRAAELVDRRFQDVPVEATVRFAPTPLDPGTLSNLAVGDVVRLAHRASDPLAVVMGDATFAHATAGTHGARLAALVVGTTKENS from the coding sequence GTGACGAGCCCGCAACCCCCGCGCGGACCCGCGCACTCCGGTGCCCGGGGTCGTCGGCGTACCCGCAGCGCGGCCGAGCCGACCGCCTACGACTTCCGCCGCCCGATCCAGCTCTCGCGTGAGCACACGCGCCTGCTCGAGGAGAGCCTCGACGGCTTCGCGCGCCAGATGGGCACCGTGTTCACCTCGGCGCTGCGCGCGGTGTGCACCGCCCAGCTGCTCGGCGTCGCCCAGACGACCTACGGCGAGCACGTCGACACGCTCGACTCGATGACCTACGCGGTCAAGCTCCGCGTCGAGCCGCTCTCCGGCTTCACGCTGCTCGACCTGCCGTTGCCGGTGGTGATGAGCGCGCTCGACATGATGCTCGGCGGCCCCGGCACCGAGAAGCAGCCCGAGCGCCCGCTCACCGACATCGAGGGCGCGGTGGTCCGCGGCATCCTCACCCGTCTGCTCACCGAGCTCGGCCAGAGCATCATCGGCATCGTGGAGACCGAGCCGGCGCTCGTCGGCATCGAGTACAACCCGCAGCTGGTCCAGGCGGCCGCCCCGGGCGACGTCGTCGGCGTGGCGACCTTCGAGCTCGTCATCAAGGACCGTCCCCACCGGGTGACGCTGTGCCTGCCCTTCACCGCCCTGCACCCCTACCTCGTCCGCGCCTCGGCGCCCGCGCCGGTCTCCGAGCACGAGCGCGTGCAGCGCTCCCGCGCGGCCGAGCTCGTCGACCGCCGCTTCCAGGACGTGCCGGTCGAGGCGACCGTCCGCTTCGCCCCCACCCCGCTCGACCCGGGGACCCTGAGCAACCTCGCCGTGGGCGACGTGGTGCGGCTCGCGCACCGCGCCTCCGACCCGCTGGCCGTCGTGATGGGGGACGCCACCTTCGCCCACGCGACGGCGGGCACCCACGGCGCGCGCCTCGCTGCACTGGTCGTCGGCACCACCAAGGAGAACTCATGA
- a CDS encoding flagellar basal body-associated FliL family protein, whose product MSTATLDKSAEAPADEKAKGGKKKLIVIVVVLLVGAAAGYWFFLKPSSAPKEPEAGTVVTLEPIQVNLADGHYLRIGIALQLTADAKEADGSKALDATIALFSGVDQAELIKDKQREELKSELEKELEHDYEGEVMGVYFTEFVTQ is encoded by the coding sequence ATGAGCACCGCGACGCTCGACAAGTCGGCGGAGGCACCCGCGGACGAGAAGGCCAAGGGAGGGAAGAAGAAGCTCATCGTCATCGTGGTCGTCCTGCTGGTCGGCGCGGCGGCGGGCTACTGGTTCTTCCTCAAGCCCAGCAGCGCACCCAAGGAGCCCGAGGCCGGGACCGTGGTGACGCTCGAGCCGATCCAGGTCAACCTCGCCGACGGCCACTACCTGCGCATCGGCATCGCCCTCCAGCTCACCGCCGACGCCAAGGAGGCCGACGGGAGCAAGGCGCTCGACGCGACCATCGCGCTGTTCAGCGGGGTCGACCAGGCCGAGCTGATCAAGGACAAGCAGCGCGAGGAGCTCAAGAGCGAGCTGGAGAAGGAGCTCGAGCACGACTACGAGGGCGAGGTCATGGGGGTGTACTTCACCGAGTTCGTCACCCAGTAG
- a CDS encoding OmpA/MotB family protein: MSGGRKRREEHEEHENHERWLVTYADMVTLLMVLFIVMFAMSSVDQKKFNELKAGLAAGFGESTSVMTGSQSTMDQPGAGAIAPVVPGNFAGEATPAAQRAEDALKQQDKNLSDAQNEAARLDGLGEKLAKALRKAGLGNDVTRTINGDGLVLSLTSRHVVFEPDRAELSPRGQRVLDAVAPVLREATEDLRIDGHTNQVPVKPRYFATDWDLSAARAVTVLRYLNEVAGIPGTRLSAAAFGHEVPLVDPAKPGSQDINKRVDIVVLSSLPSASRELLDDVAAAGTTQDHTATATNTGGTS, translated from the coding sequence GTGAGCGGGGGGCGCAAGCGCCGCGAGGAGCACGAGGAGCACGAGAACCACGAGCGCTGGCTGGTCACGTACGCCGACATGGTCACGCTGCTGATGGTGCTGTTCATCGTGATGTTCGCGATGAGCTCGGTGGACCAGAAGAAGTTCAACGAGCTCAAGGCGGGCCTCGCCGCCGGATTCGGTGAGTCGACGTCGGTGATGACCGGCTCGCAGTCGACGATGGACCAGCCCGGCGCCGGGGCGATCGCCCCCGTGGTGCCCGGCAACTTCGCCGGCGAGGCGACCCCGGCCGCCCAGCGCGCCGAGGACGCGCTGAAGCAGCAGGACAAGAACCTCAGCGACGCGCAGAACGAGGCCGCCCGCCTCGACGGCCTCGGCGAGAAGCTGGCCAAGGCCCTGAGGAAGGCGGGACTGGGCAACGACGTCACCCGCACCATCAACGGCGACGGCCTGGTGCTGAGCCTCACCTCGCGCCACGTCGTCTTCGAGCCCGACCGCGCCGAGCTCAGCCCCCGCGGCCAGCGGGTGCTGGACGCCGTCGCCCCCGTCCTGCGCGAGGCCACCGAGGACCTGCGCATCGACGGCCACACCAACCAGGTCCCGGTGAAGCCGCGCTACTTCGCCACCGACTGGGACCTCTCCGCCGCGCGCGCCGTCACCGTGCTGCGCTACCTCAACGAGGTCGCCGGCATCCCCGGCACCCGGCTCAGCGCGGCGGCGTTCGGCCACGAGGTCCCGCTCGTCGACCCGGCGAAGCCGGGATCGCAGGACATCAACAAGCGGGTGGACATCGTCGTCCTCTCCTCGCTCCCCAGCGCCTCGCGCGAGCTGCTCGACGACGTCGCGGCCGCCGGCACCACCCAGGACCACACGGCCACCGCCACCAACACCGGAGGAACATCATGA
- a CDS encoding motility protein A, which yields MDPATLIGILVGLVIIFVSQIMEGGNPMSLMLVAPMLLVFGTTLMVTLAGGTLPDAKHALGSLKTAFTAKVRPAADVVPMVVALAEKARREGLLALEDDLKKVDDPFLVKGVTLAIDGTDPEEVREILESEVYATKAQGKHSAKFFADAGAYAPTIGIIGTVMGLVHVLENLAAPEELGHLIAAAFIATLWGVMSANVIWLPLGNRLKRLTELEAARMELIIEGVAAIQAGSNPRVIAQKLSSLLPAGEQPEQKAA from the coding sequence ATGGACCCGGCAACCCTGATCGGCATCCTCGTCGGCCTCGTCATCATCTTCGTCTCCCAGATCATGGAGGGCGGGAACCCGATGAGCCTGATGCTCGTCGCCCCCATGCTCCTGGTCTTCGGCACCACCTTGATGGTGACCCTCGCCGGCGGCACGCTCCCCGACGCCAAGCACGCGCTCGGCTCGCTGAAGACGGCGTTCACCGCCAAGGTGCGACCGGCCGCCGACGTGGTGCCGATGGTGGTCGCGCTCGCCGAGAAGGCGCGCCGCGAGGGCCTGCTCGCCCTCGAGGACGACCTGAAGAAGGTGGACGACCCGTTCCTCGTCAAGGGCGTCACGCTCGCCATCGACGGCACCGACCCGGAGGAGGTGCGCGAGATCCTCGAGTCCGAGGTCTACGCCACCAAGGCCCAGGGCAAGCACTCCGCGAAGTTCTTCGCCGACGCCGGCGCCTACGCGCCCACCATCGGCATCATCGGCACGGTCATGGGGCTCGTGCACGTCCTGGAGAACCTCGCGGCTCCCGAGGAGCTCGGCCACCTCATCGCCGCGGCGTTCATCGCGACCCTCTGGGGCGTGATGTCGGCCAACGTGATCTGGCTCCCGCTCGGCAACCGGCTCAAGCGGCTCACCGAGCTCGAGGCCGCCCGCATGGAGCTCATCATCGAGGGCGTCGCGGCGATCCAGGCAGGGTCGAACCCGCGCGTCATCGCCCAGAAGCTGTCGTCTCTGCTGCCCGCCGGCGAGCAGCCCGAGCAGAAGGCGGCCTGA
- a CDS encoding flagellar FlbD family protein yields the protein MILLTRLSGSAFVLNADLIERLDSTPDTVVTLVDGKKYVVAEGLVEVVDQVRAWRGSIIAAGAIPATGVDPHTFAPRAHLTAVHDREGEA from the coding sequence ATGATTCTGCTGACCCGACTCTCGGGATCGGCGTTCGTCCTGAACGCCGACCTGATCGAGCGACTCGACAGCACACCCGACACCGTGGTGACCCTCGTGGACGGCAAGAAGTACGTCGTCGCCGAGGGCCTGGTCGAGGTGGTCGACCAGGTGCGCGCCTGGCGCGGCAGCATCATCGCCGCCGGGGCGATCCCCGCCACGGGCGTCGACCCGCACACGTTCGCGCCGCGGGCCCACCTGACGGCCGTGCACGACCGTGAGGGTGAGGCCTGA